TGCCGCTTGCTACTTCGCGCGCTGCGGCGGTGATCCGGGTATTGGCATCGATGAGGATGTTGAGGTTGTTCTTGATGGCATTAAAGTCGCCGTTGTAGTTGTCGCTGATGAGCGGCGGCATGATCCCTTTGCTGATCTTGTCGACATATTCGGCGGCAACGTTCAGTGGCCCGATGACGGCGTCGAGAGTGTCATTGACGCCGGAGACGATCTTCTGGAAGTCGCCGTGGTGTTTGCTGGCGTCGGCTCGAGTGGCAAGTTTGCCTTCTACTGCTGCCTTGCTGAGCATGACGGCATCGGCTACCATGGCATTGACGGCGTCTATCGCCTGATTGAGGTTGTTTTTGATTTCATTGAAGTCACCATTGTATTGATCGGTGATCCGCGGCGGGATGTCGCCTTTGGCGATCCGGTCAACATATTCGGCTGCGACGTTAAGCGGGCCGATGACGGCATCCAAAGTGTCGTTGACCCCGGAAACGATGGCTCTGAAGTCACCCTGGTGTTTGCTGGCGTCGGCCCGGGTGTCGAGTTTGCCGGCTACGGCGGCAGCAGATAGCATGTTGGCGTCGGCCACCAGGGCATTGACGGCGTCTATCGCCTGATTAAGGTTGTTTTTGATTTCATTGAAGTCACCACTGTAGCTGTCAGTGATCTTCGGCGGAATGTCGCCTTTGGCGATCCGGTCAACATACTCGGCGGCGACGTTAAGCGGTCCGATGACGGCATCTAAGGTCTCATTGACACCAACGACAATCTTCTGGAAGTCGCCCTGATGCTTGGAGGCGTCAGCGCGGGTGTCCAGCTTGCCGGCAATGGCGGCATCGGACAGCATGGAGGCATCGGCTACCAGCAACCGGATGGTATCCACCATCTTCTTCATGGCGGCCATGACGCTGGTCGTGTCGCCGACCTTGAGATTAATCTCACGGTTGAGATCGCCTACAGCGACCAGGTTGGCAACTTCACCGACCTCTTTCGGATCGGCACCCAGCTGTTTTAAGGTTGAACGGGTCAGGAAAAAGGCCGTAAAGATTCCCAGTAGAATAGCGACAGCGCCCAGGCCAAACATGAAATTACGAGACTTGTTATAGGTGGCCACAGCCTCTTCGTAGCGCGCTTTATTCCTCTCCATGTTGTGCTGTAGCAGATCTTCAACCTCTTTTGATACGGCACGTTCAGCCGGTGCCGCCTCTTTGCTCAGCACCAGGGCAGCCTCCTTGTCCTTACCGGCCATGGCCAGGGCCATTACTTTGTTATTCAGGTTGCTGGAGACAGTTATATCCTGCTTCAAGTTGTTAATAAGCTCCCAAGACTTAGTGTCGGTCTTGGTGGTCAACTCTTCTACTTTTTTGAAACTCTTGGAATATTCCTCGCGGAACTTGGCAATCCGCTCGCTGTACTCCTTCTTCTTTTCCGGGTTGTCATTGACGATCATATTCCGGACATTGATCCCGATGTTGCCAATATCCCGGCTCAAGTCATTTACCATGTCGATTCTAACCATGTTGATGGTGACGATCCGTTCGATACTATCTTCAATTTTGGCCATGCCGCTGACACCTACCCAGATCAGGGCCACCATTAACACAAGAAGCACACCAAAACCCAACCCTAGCCGTTTACTGAGATTCATGTTCTTGAACATAGCTTCCTCCTGAATTAGCTTTCGCAATACCCTGAACCAGCCATAAGGTAAAACCTGATTGACAACCACATAGCTATATATCGGACACCCAAAGCATGACTTTAATAAAAACTAATAAATATTTACATCGTGTCTTCAGGGGCTGATTTGGCTCTTTCGAACAACTGAGAGGGTGTGGAGAATCATGCTGTGGGCGTCTGTGAGGATTGGGTCATCATGTCCGGGATATACTGACTGAATATTAAGCGATGCCAGTTTTTGCAGACAAGACAGGAACTCCCTGGAGTAGGTACCGCCTGGAGTAAGAATTCGCAGCGGCGTATCGCCGGGAAAGAGTGCTTTTTCTTCGGGAGAATAGAGGCAGATCGAGTCACTGGAGTGACCAGGGGTATGGAATACCTGGCAATCCCTATCGCCCATGCGTAAGGTCTCCCAGCCACGCAAACGAGACTCACCCCGTCCGAGGTCGCCATATGAGAAAATATGAGGCTTGAACCTTTTTATAATGGCATCAATGCCACCAACATGGTCGAAGTGATTGTGGGTGATGATCACCTGCTCTACGGCACGTTTACCTATTCCGGTTGATATCGCTTCGATTTCACCGATTATCGACCCGTCTGTCCCCACATCAATCAAGGTATTGACATCTTCGATCCGGTTCCAGTCGCCCAATACCAGGTAGGCACGACAACTGTAAATATCGGGACTGCCACGTAAAGAAATTACTTTCATGGTCAGAGCTTTCTATAGAGCTGGGCATCCGGGGTCACCTGCTCGAACAGGTGCGCAACCTCCTTTGGCATTTTCTGGGTCTGCTCACTCGCGAAAAAACCTCCAGGAACCAAAGCAGAATGGAACATCTTGATAACTTCGATCCGCTGTTCCTGGCTGAAATGCAGTAGCACATTCTTGCACATTATCAGGCTGAAGTTATCGCCGATAGGTTTAAGGGTCAGCAGGTCATGCTTCTGGAAGGTCAGCCGAGTCCTGACGGCCTCATCGATTTTGAAGTGCCCCGGCTTGTTATCTGCCGGCTTGAAATATTTCTCCAAAAGATCTGCGGGTATCCGCTGAATCTCTTCAAAGGGATAGACCCCTTCTGCGATTATAGGACCGAACAGATTGCTGCCGTCTATGTCTGTCGCGTCGATTTTGAGATTCTTATAGGCAAATTTCCCCATGTTCTCGGCAAAAACAATGGCCAGGGTATACGGTTCCGGCCCCATGGCGCAGCCCGCGTCCCATACTTTCACCACGCTGCGCCCTGAGGCAAATGGCACTACATGACGGACAATATGCTCGATAGTGTGGATGTCGCGGAAAAAGAAGGTGAAAGCCATAATTAACATGCTCCGTTTTAGTGAATTGTAGAAGTACCGCAAGAAAACATCTTACTGAAAGGAAAAGCTCTGAGGGTAAGCATGCTGCACAGCTATCAGCTCTGGAACAATAATCCGGGAATTGCCCTTTGCACAGCATTAGACAACACCCGGATCCTGGAACGCCTGATTTCTAACGATGGAACATCAAACTGCTCTTTCGGCAAGTTCTGCTCCCCGCATCAGATGCGGGATGTCAAGAATAAGGGCGACACTGCCATCACCTAAAATTGTGGCACCGGAAACCCCCTCCACATTTTTGTAGGCCCTGCCAAGGGACTTGATGACCGTCTGATGCTCACCAATGACATTATCAACCACAAACCCGACTCTAAAACCGTCGACCTCGGTAATGACAATCTGCTGAAAAGCCGGGGGAGCCCCGGT
This window of the Geoanaerobacter pelophilus genome carries:
- a CDS encoding MCP four helix bundle domain-containing protein, which translates into the protein MFKNMNLSKRLGLGFGVLLVLMVALIWVGVSGMAKIEDSIERIVTINMVRIDMVNDLSRDIGNIGINVRNMIVNDNPEKKKEYSERIAKFREEYSKSFKKVEELTTKTDTKSWELINNLKQDITVSSNLNNKVMALAMAGKDKEAALVLSKEAAPAERAVSKEVEDLLQHNMERNKARYEEAVATYNKSRNFMFGLGAVAILLGIFTAFFLTRSTLKQLGADPKEVGEVANLVAVGDLNREINLKVGDTTSVMAAMKKMVDTIRLLVADASMLSDAAIAGKLDTRADASKHQGDFQKIVVGVNETLDAVIGPLNVAAEYVDRIAKGDIPPKITDSYSGDFNEIKNNLNQAIDAVNALVADANMLSAAAVAGKLDTRADASKHQGDFRAIVSGVNDTLDAVIGPLNVAAEYVDRIAKGDIPPRITDQYNGDFNEIKNNLNQAIDAVNAMVADAVMLSKAAVEGKLATRADASKHHGDFQKIVSGVNDTLDAVIGPLNVAAEYVDKISKGIMPPLISDNYNGDFNAIKNNLNILIDANTRITAAAREVASG
- a CDS encoding CheR family methyltransferase, which encodes MAFTFFFRDIHTIEHIVRHVVPFASGRSVVKVWDAGCAMGPEPYTLAIVFAENMGKFAYKNLKIDATDIDGSNLFGPIIAEGVYPFEEIQRIPADLLEKYFKPADNKPGHFKIDEAVRTRLTFQKHDLLTLKPIGDNFSLIMCKNVLLHFSQEQRIEVIKMFHSALVPGGFFASEQTQKMPKEVAHLFEQVTPDAQLYRKL
- a CDS encoding MBL fold metallo-hydrolase, translating into MKVISLRGSPDIYSCRAYLVLGDWNRIEDVNTLIDVGTDGSIIGEIEAISTGIGKRAVEQVIITHNHFDHVGGIDAIIKRFKPHIFSYGDLGRGESRLRGWETLRMGDRDCQVFHTPGHSSDSICLYSPEEKALFPGDTPLRILTPGGTYSREFLSCLQKLASLNIQSVYPGHDDPILTDAHSMILHTLSVVRKSQISP